From Phycodurus eques isolate BA_2022a chromosome 1, UOR_Pequ_1.1, whole genome shotgun sequence, one genomic window encodes:
- the alg11 gene encoding GDP-Man:Man(3)GlcNAc(2)-PP-Dol alpha-1,2-mannosyltransferase isoform X2: MAKGTLDMQGRDVAPWPSSTPTAMLAVGERGCSGVRSGLCSEGDMGVSAHEIVDGARRGFNIVLPRPIHFVFLRLRFLVEPSLFPHFTLLGQSMGSIFLGWEALTEFVPDIYIDSMGYAFTLPLFRYLGGCGVCAYVHYPTISTDMLSVVRERNPRFNNPGYISDSLFLSAFKVLYYCLFAVLYGMAGSCSDLVLVNSSWTLEHILSLWHASNRTSVVYPPCDVSAFLDVPLEEDEDKKCHSIVSIGQFRPEKDHRLQIKAFKKVLDRRREAAGGRETLKLILIGGCRNQEDQDRVLMLRGLCQEQGVADRVEFKLNIPFAELKRELGGATIGLHTMWNEHFGIGVVECMAAGKVILAHKSGGPKLDIVVPFDGGQTGFLADDEDSFAEAIEEILNLAPASRLQIRRNARQSVARFSDQEFEVSLLAAMELLMGTLER, encoded by the exons ATGGCAAAAGGAACGCTCGACATGCAAGGACGGGACGTCGCGCCGTGGCCTTCTTCCACCCCTACTGCAATGCTGGCGGTGGGGGAGAGAGGGTGCTCTGGTGTGCGATCAGGGCTCTGCAGCGAAG GCGACATGGGCGTTTCGGCCCATGAGATTGTGGATGGAGCACGGCGCGGATTCAACATCGTCCTTCCCCGACCGATTCACTTTGTGTTTCTGAGGCTCCGATTTCTCGTGGAGCCGAGCCTGTTTCCTCACTTCACCCTGCTTGGGCAAAGCATGGGCTCAATCTTCTTGGGATGGGAAGCACTCACAGAATTCGTCCCTGACATTTACATTGACTCAATGGGATACGCTTTCACTCTGCCCCTTTTCCGCTACCTGGGAGGATGCGGGGTATGCGCTTACGTCCACTACCCCACAATCAGCACCGACATGCTGTCGGTGGTTCGAGAAAGGAACCCCAG GTTCAACAACCCAGGTTACATTTCTGACAGTCTGTTCCTGAGCGCCTTCAAGGTGCTCTACTACTGCCTGTTCGCTGTGCTGTATGGCATGGCCGGCTCCTGCAGTGATCTTGTCCTGGTCAACTCCTCCTGGACACTTGAACACATCCTGTCACTGTGGCACGCCTCCAACCGCACCAGTGTGGTCTACCCGCCCTGTGATGTCAGCGCATTCCTGGACGTCCCGCTAGAGGAAGACGAGGACAAAAAGTGCCACTCGATCGTCTCCATCGGGCAGTTCCGGCCCGAGAAGGACCACCGGCTGCAGATCAAAGCTTTCAAGAAGGTGTTGGATCGGCGGAGGGAGGCCGCTGGGGGCAGGGAGACTCTGAAGCTGATCCTGATTGGCGGATGCAGGAATCAGGAGGACCAGGATAGGGTGCTGATGCTGCGGGGGCTGTGCCAGGAGCAGGGCGTGGCTGACAGGGTGGAGTTCAAACTGAACATACCCTTCGCAGAGTTAAAAAGAGAGTTGGGCGGGGCCACTATTGGACTGCACACCATGTGGAACGAGCACTTTGGGATTG gtgtcgtGGAGTGCATGGCTGCAGGCAAAGTCATCCTCGCCCACAAGTCTGGTGGTCCAAAGCTGGATATCGTGGTGCCTTTCGATGGAGGCCAGACAGGTTTCCTTGCCGATGACGAGGACAGCTTTGCTGAGGCCATCGAGGAAATCCTCAATCTGGCGCCTGCTAGCCGCCTGCAGATAAGACGCAACGCCCGGCAGTCAGTGGCACGCTTCTCAGATCAAGAGTTTGAAGTGTCTCTCTTGGCCGCTATGGAACTTCTGATGGGGACCCTTGAACGATAA
- the alg11 gene encoding GDP-Man:Man(3)GlcNAc(2)-PP-Dol alpha-1,2-mannosyltransferase isoform X1, translating into MSAHDELVLCLSFLWKLLFHLLFVCLLLLAVLILLMLAVRLWLNGKRNARHARTGRRAVAFFHPYCNAGGGGERVLWCAIRALQRRYSDVDIVVYTGDMGVSAHEIVDGARRGFNIVLPRPIHFVFLRLRFLVEPSLFPHFTLLGQSMGSIFLGWEALTEFVPDIYIDSMGYAFTLPLFRYLGGCGVCAYVHYPTISTDMLSVVRERNPRFNNPGYISDSLFLSAFKVLYYCLFAVLYGMAGSCSDLVLVNSSWTLEHILSLWHASNRTSVVYPPCDVSAFLDVPLEEDEDKKCHSIVSIGQFRPEKDHRLQIKAFKKVLDRRREAAGGRETLKLILIGGCRNQEDQDRVLMLRGLCQEQGVADRVEFKLNIPFAELKRELGGATIGLHTMWNEHFGIGVVECMAAGKVILAHKSGGPKLDIVVPFDGGQTGFLADDEDSFAEAIEEILNLAPASRLQIRRNARQSVARFSDQEFEVSLLAAMELLMGTLER; encoded by the exons ATGTCGGCACACGACGAACTCGTTCTCTGTTTGAG CTTCTTGTGGAAGTTGCTGTTCCACCtgctgtttgtgtgtctgctaCTGCTTGCCGTGCTGATCCTGCTGATGTTGGCAGTGCGTCTGTGGCTGAATGGCAAAAGGAACGCTCGACATGCAAGGACGGGACGTCGCGCCGTGGCCTTCTTCCACCCCTACTGCAATGCTGGCGGTGGGGGAGAGAGGGTGCTCTGGTGTGCGATCAGGGCTCTGCAGCGAAG GTACTCGGATGTTGACATTGTGGTGTACACAGGCGACATGGGCGTTTCGGCCCATGAGATTGTGGATGGAGCACGGCGCGGATTCAACATCGTCCTTCCCCGACCGATTCACTTTGTGTTTCTGAGGCTCCGATTTCTCGTGGAGCCGAGCCTGTTTCCTCACTTCACCCTGCTTGGGCAAAGCATGGGCTCAATCTTCTTGGGATGGGAAGCACTCACAGAATTCGTCCCTGACATTTACATTGACTCAATGGGATACGCTTTCACTCTGCCCCTTTTCCGCTACCTGGGAGGATGCGGGGTATGCGCTTACGTCCACTACCCCACAATCAGCACCGACATGCTGTCGGTGGTTCGAGAAAGGAACCCCAG GTTCAACAACCCAGGTTACATTTCTGACAGTCTGTTCCTGAGCGCCTTCAAGGTGCTCTACTACTGCCTGTTCGCTGTGCTGTATGGCATGGCCGGCTCCTGCAGTGATCTTGTCCTGGTCAACTCCTCCTGGACACTTGAACACATCCTGTCACTGTGGCACGCCTCCAACCGCACCAGTGTGGTCTACCCGCCCTGTGATGTCAGCGCATTCCTGGACGTCCCGCTAGAGGAAGACGAGGACAAAAAGTGCCACTCGATCGTCTCCATCGGGCAGTTCCGGCCCGAGAAGGACCACCGGCTGCAGATCAAAGCTTTCAAGAAGGTGTTGGATCGGCGGAGGGAGGCCGCTGGGGGCAGGGAGACTCTGAAGCTGATCCTGATTGGCGGATGCAGGAATCAGGAGGACCAGGATAGGGTGCTGATGCTGCGGGGGCTGTGCCAGGAGCAGGGCGTGGCTGACAGGGTGGAGTTCAAACTGAACATACCCTTCGCAGAGTTAAAAAGAGAGTTGGGCGGGGCCACTATTGGACTGCACACCATGTGGAACGAGCACTTTGGGATTG gtgtcgtGGAGTGCATGGCTGCAGGCAAAGTCATCCTCGCCCACAAGTCTGGTGGTCCAAAGCTGGATATCGTGGTGCCTTTCGATGGAGGCCAGACAGGTTTCCTTGCCGATGACGAGGACAGCTTTGCTGAGGCCATCGAGGAAATCCTCAATCTGGCGCCTGCTAGCCGCCTGCAGATAAGACGCAACGCCCGGCAGTCAGTGGCACGCTTCTCAGATCAAGAGTTTGAAGTGTCTCTCTTGGCCGCTATGGAACTTCTGATGGGGACCCTTGAACGATAA